A window of Prolixibacter sp. SD074 contains these coding sequences:
- a CDS encoding oligosaccharide flippase family protein, protein MNRLLLILRKKLGDKEIKTVVKNFLSLSTFNVLKFIFPLILIPYLTSNLGLRHYGQYVLSFSIFQYGLLLVNFGFDYSATKLISLNRDNKTKIAQIVTNVTVARLLFAIISSSAIYLVISLMPTLTDNNLLYIYGFGILLGQAITPLWLFQGIEKMGYITIINLITRIISTLLIFIFIHKPSDFYLVNLFQSIGYLSSGIASVILIVKHLKLKIVKPTLRNISFYIADSWQIFLSTLSMSFYREANVIILGITTNYEIVGQYAAIEKIIKAIQSFMDPLSKALFPFFGRKLNEPNESNSSYVKFGKIFTLILVIILSLLYLFGPKLLIWYLGKSFESAIVLFQIMIPVVLFGGLNYYFGIIGLINLGLNKYFTKAVFITGILSVTLCYLLSSSIGAAGAAITMSISELILLSLIFRKISPWIKKKTRIEV, encoded by the coding sequence TTGAACAGGCTCTTATTAATTTTACGCAAAAAACTCGGTGATAAAGAAATTAAAACTGTCGTAAAGAATTTTCTGTCTCTTTCAACCTTTAATGTTTTAAAATTCATTTTTCCACTAATTCTAATTCCTTATTTAACCTCCAACCTAGGTTTGAGGCATTATGGACAGTATGTATTATCTTTTAGCATCTTTCAGTATGGTCTGTTACTTGTAAATTTTGGATTCGACTACTCAGCTACAAAGCTTATCTCGTTAAATAGAGATAACAAAACAAAGATAGCCCAAATAGTTACGAATGTTACCGTGGCAAGATTATTATTCGCAATAATATCGAGCTCAGCAATATATCTTGTAATATCTTTAATGCCAACCTTAACAGACAACAATCTACTATATATATATGGGTTCGGTATTTTATTGGGACAAGCCATCACGCCTTTATGGCTCTTCCAAGGCATTGAAAAGATGGGGTACATTACGATAATAAATTTAATAACAAGAATCATCTCCACTCTATTAATTTTTATTTTCATACATAAACCCTCTGATTTTTATTTGGTAAACTTGTTCCAATCTATTGGTTATCTATCAAGTGGTATAGCTAGTGTAATTCTCATAGTGAAACATTTGAAATTAAAAATAGTAAAACCAACCCTTCGAAATATCTCATTTTACATAGCAGACTCTTGGCAAATATTCCTATCTACACTGTCTATGAGCTTCTACAGGGAAGCAAATGTTATCATATTAGGAATCACAACAAACTATGAAATAGTAGGTCAATATGCAGCAATAGAAAAGATTATTAAGGCAATACAATCCTTTATGGATCCATTATCAAAAGCATTGTTCCCATTCTTTGGCAGAAAACTAAACGAACCAAATGAATCTAATTCATCATATGTGAAGTTTGGAAAAATCTTCACATTAATACTCGTAATAATACTCTCTCTACTTTATTTATTCGGACCTAAACTTCTTATTTGGTACCTGGGTAAATCTTTTGAATCTGCAATCGTCTTATTTCAAATCATGATTCCTGTGGTTTTATTTGGTGGACTAAACTACTATTTTGGCATTATTGGATTGATAAATTTAGGATTGAATAAATATTTCACAAAAGCTGTATTTATTACGGGAATATTAAGTGTTACGTTATGTTATTTGCTTTCAAGTAGCATCGGTGCAGCTGGCGCCGCAATAACGATGAGTATTAGCGAGTTAATATTACTCTCTTTAATTTTCAGAAAAATAAGTCCATGGATAAAGAAAAAGACGAGAATCGAGGTTTAA